The following are from one region of the Nicotiana tomentosiformis chromosome 7, ASM39032v3, whole genome shotgun sequence genome:
- the LOC138895228 gene encoding uncharacterized protein, with protein MPTTPVTLEADESTELTEVVIEQAQRLEKQKKDDQYRKFMEMLRHIQLNIPLMDALREMPGYAKMMKDLMSQKFDFQDLSTVTLTQTSSAVVTRPMAQNMSDQGSFNIPCTIGSYTFAKASCDLGAIINLMPLAIYTKLGIGRARPASMLLQLADHTVKRPTGILDDVLVKVEKFVFPVDFVILDCQVDEEIPIILGRPFLATGRALINCETRYFKMRLNNEEIIFNVQQSMRRPNEFANCSLVEAVDVILQEEDGTLNVKDPLEACLMNLEEMDGEGLAEWVMALEGRATIAGIARM; from the exons ATGCCAACTACGCCAGTTACATTAGAGGCAGATGAGTCAACAGAGCTCACCGAGGTTGTAATTGAACAAGCACAG AGAttggaaaaacaaaagaaagatgatcaatacaggaaattcatggaaatgcttcgacatattcaattgaatattccactgatggatgctttgagagaaatgccagggtatgcaaaaatgatgaaggacctgATGTCGCAAAAATTTGACTTCCAGGACCTATCCACTGTAACTCTGACACAAACCTCCAGTGCGGTAGTGACAAGACCTATGGCCCAAAATATGTCTGATCAAGGTAGCTTCAATATCCCATGCACTATTGGGAGTTATACTTTTGCTAAAGCATCGTGTGACTTGGGAGCCAttataaacttgatgcccttggcaatCTATACAAAACTGGGCATTGGCAGAGCTAGACCGGCCTCAATGTTGCTGCAACTGGCCGATCACACAGTCAAAAGACCGACAGGAATTCTTGATGATGTGCTTGTGAAAGTGGAGAaatttgtatttcctgtagactttgttattcttgactgtcaggtggatgaagagatacccatcattctgggaaggccattcttagcCACTGGGAGAGCATTAATTAATTGTGAGACTAGATATTTTAAAATGAGgttgaacaatgaagaaataatattcaacgttCAACAATCCATGAGGAGACCCAATGAATTTGCAAACTGCTCACTAGTGGAGGCCGTGGATGTGATACTGCAAGAAGAGGATGGGACCCTTAATGTCAAGGATCCACTAGAAGCctgcttgatgaatttggaagagatggacgGTGAAGGATTGGCAGAGTGGGTCATGGCTCTTGAAG GTAGAGCAACTATTGCAGGTATTGCAAGAATGTAA